The DNA region GCGTGCCCGGCCATCAACCGCCGCGCCGTGCGGCTGATGCCGAGCAGGCGGAACCCCGCATCCGAACCCTTCGCGACGTCGCGGGCCACCACGGACACCGTGGTGACACCCGACGGATGACCGATCAGGACCTCGTGCGAACCACGGTCGCGCGTCACCTCGGACACCGTCGTCCCCGGAATCCGGGACGCGGCGGCCAGGCTGATCGAGGCCGTGCCCGCCACACTTTCGTGCAAGCGGTTCATGAACATGAGGTGCAGCCGCAGGTCCATCTCCGCCGCGTCGACTTGCCGGCCGTTCAAAGTCCGGTACTCGACCGGAGGTGCGACGAAACCGATGATCGGAACCGCGGGAACAGTCGCCTCGCAACTCCGCCAGTCATCACACAGGCCCATCATGACGCAGGCCTTCCCTCGTGTTTCCCGTACGAGGCCGAGGAAGCGGTGATCCTCGTTGATCTCGCTCCGCGCGCTGGCGTCCAGGCCGAAGTCACCGGAATGAAGCCAGATCACGGGATTACCGGCGTCGACGATCGAAGCCGGGACGGTACGGCCGTCCTCCAGCGTGATCTTGTCGACGGCGGCGCCCGTCGGCAGGAGACGTCCGGTCATGGCGCCGACGGTGGCCGACCAGTCCATGACAATTTCCGCCCCGGTTCCCGGGACACCGGGGATCGCCAGGTCGCCTTCCACTTCGGCCACCCCACCCGAGACCGGTACAGCCGCCGTGAGGATCTTGCCGGTGTTCGTGTTGTGGATGCGTACCGTGGTGACACCGTCGTGTGCCGGCACGAGTCCTTCGTCGATCGCGAAAGGTCCCACACCGGACGAGATGTTGCCGCAGTTGCCGTTGTAGCTGACTTGCCGGCTTTCGATATCGACCTGTGCGAAGGTGTAGTCGACGTCCGCGTCCTCGCGTGCCGACGGCCCGACGATGGCGACCTTGGACGTGATCGGACGCGAACCGCCCAGCCCGTCGATCTGCAGAATGTCCGGAGATCCCATGAGCCTGCTCAGGAGCGCGTCCCGAACCGGCCCCACCGGCGGCAGATCGCGGTCGTGGAAGTAGAGCCCTTTGCTCGTGCCACCCCGCATGAGGACGAGCGGAATCGACGCCTGGCCTCCCATCAGACCGCACTCCCCTTCCCGGCGTGCGCCGGGCTCGACGGCGGCACGAGGCCGAGGCGATCGGGCCAGCGCAGCCAGTCGTCGAGACCGACGACGCCGAACAGCTCGGCCGGGCCCATCGCGTCCTGCGGTGGCAGCCCGGTTTCCCGTAACCCGGCCAGCGCCGAACCGACGACCGCGGTCACCGCGGCGATGTTCATGATCGGGTAGATCGCCAGGCGATATCCGAGCTCGGAATAGTCCGAAGACTTCAGCACCGGGGTCCGGGAATTCGCCAGCACGTTCACGACGAGCGGTACGTCGATGCTCCGCGCGATCCGCTCGAGCTGCCGGACGTCTTCTGGCGCCTCGACGAAGACCATGTCGGCGCCCGCGTCGGCGAAGCGACGACCACGGTCGATCGCCTCGTCGAGGCCGAGC from Amycolatopsis sp. EV170708-02-1 includes:
- a CDS encoding 2-methylaconitate cis-trans isomerase PrpF family protein; translation: MGGQASIPLVLMRGGTSKGLYFHDRDLPPVGPVRDALLSRLMGSPDILQIDGLGGSRPITSKVAIVGPSAREDADVDYTFAQVDIESRQVSYNGNCGNISSGVGPFAIDEGLVPAHDGVTTVRIHNTNTGKILTAAVPVSGGVAEVEGDLAIPGVPGTGAEIVMDWSATVGAMTGRLLPTGAAVDKITLEDGRTVPASIVDAGNPVIWLHSGDFGLDASARSEINEDHRFLGLVRETRGKACVMMGLCDDWRSCEATVPAVPIIGFVAPPVEYRTLNGRQVDAAEMDLRLHLMFMNRLHESVAGTASISLAAASRIPGTTVSEVTRDRGSHEVLIGHPSGVTTVSVVARDVAKGSDAGFRLLGISRTARRLMAGHAFYPAELAMEGR